The Panicum virgatum strain AP13 chromosome 5K, P.virgatum_v5, whole genome shotgun sequence genome has a window encoding:
- the LOC120705429 gene encoding uncharacterized protein LOC120705429 produces the protein MDGGSSLNIMYAPTLELMGIGLDKLRPSKSPFHGVAPGKRVQPLGHIDLPVCFGTAANFRKEVLTFEVVGFQGSYHAILGRPCYAKFMAVPNYTYLKLKMPGPKGIITIGSSFEHAYECDVECVERAEAQAEDEALAATLDKMASEALDSTHRHAGSFEPAEGIKKVLLDPSHSDDKALQISATLDDK, from the coding sequence atggacggaggcagcagcctcaacatcatgtacgcccccaccttggagctcatgggaatcggactggacaagcttcgccccagcaagtcgccattccatggcgttgcgccggggaagcgagtccaacccctcggccataTCGATCTGCCTGtttgcttcggcacggcagctaacttccgcaaggaggtactcacttttgaggtggtggggtttcaaggatcctaccatgccatccttggtcgtccttgctacgccaagttcatggccgtccccaactacacctacctcaagctcaagatgccaGGTCCGAAAGgcatcatcaccatcggctcttcgttcgagcacgcctacgagtgcgatgtcgagtgcgttgagcgtgcggaagctcaagcggaagacgaggccctcgcagccaccctagacaaaatggcgagcgaggccttggattccacgcaccgacatgccgggagcttcgaacccgccgagggtatcaagaaggtacTCCTCGACCCTAGCCACTctgacgacaaggcgttgcagatcagcgccaccctcgacgataAATAG